The proteins below are encoded in one region of Micromonospora sp. DSM 45708:
- a CDS encoding DUF3145 domain-containing protein, which yields MPTRGVVYVHSTPLAVCSHVEWAIARVLAAPVNLHWTAQPVDPGARRAECGWTGSPGTGAELAAALRQWPMIRFEVTEEPSPGTDGERFMYVPGRGLFRATVGAAGDIQLGEDRLRSLMAAARAPEALAHALDKALGTAWDAELEPYRYAGDGAPVTLLTRVG from the coding sequence GTGCCAACGCGTGGCGTCGTATACGTCCACTCGACCCCGCTCGCCGTGTGCTCGCACGTCGAGTGGGCGATCGCGCGCGTCCTCGCCGCGCCGGTCAACCTGCACTGGACGGCGCAGCCCGTCGACCCCGGCGCGCGGCGCGCCGAGTGCGGCTGGACCGGCAGCCCGGGGACGGGCGCCGAGCTGGCCGCTGCCCTCCGGCAGTGGCCCATGATCCGTTTCGAGGTGACCGAGGAGCCCAGTCCGGGCACCGACGGCGAGCGCTTCATGTACGTCCCCGGCCGGGGCCTGTTCCGGGCCACCGTCGGCGCGGCCGGCGACATCCAGCTCGGCGAGGACCGGCTCCGCAGCCTGATGGCCGCCGCCCGCGCGCCGGAGGCGCTCGCGCACGCCCTCGACAAGGCGCTCGGCACCGCCTGGGACGCCGAGCTGGAGCCCTACCGGTACGCCGGCGACGGCGCGCCGGTGACGCTGCTCACCCGGGTGGGGTGA
- the fabF gene encoding beta-ketoacyl-ACP synthase II, translated as MSRPDVVVTGLGATTPLGGDVASTWDAMLAGRSGVSALTQEWAGQLPVRIAAQLAVDPAEVLDRVKLRRLDRSQAIALIAAREAWADAGLADAGADPERLAVSVGSGIGGATTLLAQDDILEASGPRRVSPHTVPMLMPNGPAAWVGLELGAKAGVHSVASACATGAEAISLGLDIIRAGRADVVVVGGTEAVIHPLPIAGFASMRAMSTRNDEPDKASRPWDKARDGFVLGEGAGVLVLERADHAAARGARVYARLAGAGVTSDAYDMVQPHPEGEGAIRAITRALADADVAGRDIVHVNAHATSTPVGDMLEIGALREAIGDHPLLTATKSMTGHLLGAAGALESIATILAIRDGVVPPTVNLDDPDDGLSLDVAAHKARHLEIPAALNNAFGFGGHNVALVFTRP; from the coding sequence ATGAGTCGTCCAGACGTCGTCGTCACCGGGCTCGGCGCGACGACCCCGCTCGGCGGGGACGTCGCGTCGACCTGGGACGCCATGCTCGCCGGCCGCTCCGGGGTGAGTGCGCTCACCCAGGAGTGGGCCGGGCAACTGCCCGTCCGGATCGCCGCCCAACTGGCGGTGGACCCGGCCGAGGTGCTGGACCGGGTGAAGCTGCGCCGGCTGGACCGCTCACAGGCGATCGCCCTCATCGCCGCGCGGGAGGCCTGGGCGGACGCCGGGCTGGCCGACGCCGGGGCGGACCCGGAACGGTTGGCGGTCAGCGTCGGCTCGGGCATCGGCGGCGCCACCACCCTGCTCGCCCAGGACGACATCCTGGAGGCGTCGGGCCCGCGTCGGGTCTCCCCGCACACGGTGCCGATGCTGATGCCGAACGGTCCGGCCGCCTGGGTCGGGCTGGAGTTGGGCGCCAAGGCCGGGGTGCACTCGGTGGCCAGCGCCTGCGCGACCGGCGCGGAGGCGATCTCGCTGGGGCTGGACATCATCCGCGCCGGCCGGGCCGACGTGGTGGTGGTCGGCGGCACCGAGGCGGTCATCCACCCGCTGCCGATCGCCGGCTTCGCCTCGATGCGGGCCATGTCGACCCGCAACGACGAGCCGGACAAGGCCTCCCGGCCGTGGGACAAGGCCCGGGACGGCTTCGTGCTCGGCGAGGGCGCGGGCGTGCTGGTGCTGGAGCGCGCCGACCACGCCGCCGCCCGCGGCGCCCGGGTCTACGCGCGCCTGGCCGGCGCCGGGGTCACCTCCGACGCGTACGACATGGTGCAGCCGCACCCGGAGGGCGAGGGCGCGATCCGGGCCATCACCCGGGCGCTCGCCGACGCGGACGTGGCCGGACGGGACATCGTGCACGTCAACGCGCACGCCACCTCCACCCCGGTCGGCGACATGCTGGAGATCGGCGCGCTGCGCGAGGCGATCGGCGACCACCCGCTGCTCACCGCCACCAAGTCGATGACCGGGCACCTGCTCGGCGCGGCCGGCGCGCTGGAGTCGATCGCCACCATCCTGGCCATCCGGGACGGGGTCGTGCCGCCCACGGTCAACCTGGACGACCCGGACGACGGCCTCAGCCTGGACGTGGCCGCGCACAAGGCACGGCACCTGGAGATCCCGGCCGCGCTGAACAACGCGTTCGGCTTCGGCGGGCACAACGTGGCGCTGGTCTTCACCCGCCCCTGA
- a CDS encoding carbonic anhydrase codes for MPSPPAARTPRAALAELLTGNRRFVSGQPLHGHDVTAAAAVASGDQQPYAVVLGCIDSRVPLEAIFDQTFGSICVIRTGAHVLDRAVCGSIEYVVGQLGVRLVMVLGHERCGAVGSTVDAVRTGRRPGGALGYVVDRITPAVREVGVADPAVHPLAIRRHVRRTVAALRADDLLAGRVGTGELAVVGALYDLATGEVTLLPAEETRDRPPG; via the coding sequence ATGCCGTCCCCGCCCGCCGCCCGGACCCCCCGCGCCGCCCTGGCCGAGCTGCTCACCGGCAACCGCCGCTTCGTCAGCGGTCAGCCGCTGCACGGGCACGACGTGACCGCCGCCGCGGCGGTGGCCTCCGGCGACCAGCAGCCCTACGCGGTGGTGCTGGGCTGCATCGACTCCCGGGTGCCGCTGGAAGCGATCTTCGACCAGACGTTCGGCTCGATCTGCGTGATCCGCACCGGGGCGCACGTGCTCGACCGCGCGGTCTGCGGCTCGATCGAGTACGTGGTGGGCCAGCTCGGCGTACGCCTGGTGATGGTGCTCGGCCATGAGCGCTGCGGCGCGGTGGGCTCGACCGTCGACGCGGTGCGCACCGGGCGGCGGCCCGGCGGCGCACTGGGGTACGTGGTGGACCGGATCACCCCGGCGGTGCGGGAGGTCGGCGTGGCGGACCCGGCCGTCCACCCGCTGGCGATCCGCCGGCACGTGCGGCGCACGGTGGCCGCGCTGCGCGCCGACGACCTGCTCGCCGGCCGGGTCGGCACCGGGGAGCTGGCCGTGGTGGGCGCGCTCTACGACCTGGCCACCGGTGAGGTCACGCTGCTGCCGGCGGAGGAGACACGCGACCGCCCGCCGGGGTGA
- a CDS encoding glycoside hydrolase family 3 protein has product MSIPSRRSAVALAALTALVLTGCSDGPDRPRPTPSTATPSAGVSASGSTDPTAADPAARAAALVATLSDEDLVGQVLMPYAYGSSATEVSAGSAAGNRALAGVDTPAEMVAKYRLGGVILVGFSADDPTSGNQETTNVDNPKQVRALTDGLRAAAGKLPAGAAPFLVGTDQEYGVVTRITDGVTQLPSPLAAGAAGNPALTEAAWRAAGAELAAMGINLDFAPVADVLATRSTVIGSRSFGATPATASPQVAGAVRGLQAEGVGAAVKHFPGHGLSAADSHTELPVVGQSRAVLERTAFPPFRAGIDAGAMAVMSAHLDVTAVDPGTPATFSRKLLTDVLRGQLGFQGVVITDGMNMAPAKKWSPGEAAVRALNAGNDLILMTPNVGQAYDGLRAALTDGSLPRTRLVEAVTRVLTMKFRLAGHPQPALSTLDGPEHRKAAADLAAAAVTVLRGTCGGAVAGPVRVTSSGGRDRTRALLTEALTAAGVKVVSSGGTVVHLVGYGDGTKDLNADAAVTVAMDTPYVLAGAKSPTVLATYSSTGASMTALAAVLAGKARPTGRSPVPVSGLPATTCRT; this is encoded by the coding sequence GTGTCGATTCCTTCGCGACGCTCCGCCGTCGCGCTCGCCGCACTGACCGCGTTGGTCCTCACCGGCTGCTCGGACGGGCCGGACCGGCCCCGGCCGACGCCGTCGACAGCGACGCCGTCGGCGGGCGTGAGCGCGTCGGGGTCCACCGACCCGACCGCCGCCGATCCCGCCGCCCGGGCCGCCGCGCTGGTCGCCACGCTCTCCGACGAGGACCTGGTCGGCCAGGTGCTGATGCCGTACGCGTACGGCAGCTCGGCCACCGAGGTCTCCGCCGGCTCGGCCGCCGGCAACCGGGCGCTGGCCGGCGTCGACACGCCCGCCGAGATGGTGGCGAAGTACCGCCTCGGCGGCGTGATCCTGGTCGGTTTCAGCGCCGACGACCCGACCTCGGGCAACCAGGAGACCACGAACGTCGACAACCCGAAGCAGGTCCGCGCGCTGACCGACGGGCTGCGCGCCGCCGCCGGCAAGCTGCCCGCCGGCGCCGCGCCGTTCCTGGTCGGCACCGACCAGGAGTACGGCGTGGTCACCCGGATCACCGACGGGGTGACCCAACTGCCCAGCCCGCTCGCCGCCGGCGCGGCCGGCAACCCGGCGCTGACCGAGGCCGCCTGGCGGGCCGCCGGCGCCGAACTGGCCGCGATGGGGATCAACCTGGACTTCGCGCCGGTCGCCGACGTGCTGGCCACCCGCAGCACGGTGATCGGCTCCCGGTCCTTCGGCGCCACCCCGGCCACCGCGTCGCCCCAGGTGGCCGGCGCGGTCCGCGGCCTCCAGGCCGAGGGCGTCGGCGCCGCGGTCAAGCACTTCCCCGGGCACGGCCTGAGCGCCGCCGACTCACACACCGAACTTCCGGTGGTCGGGCAGTCCCGGGCCGTGCTGGAGCGCACCGCGTTCCCGCCGTTCCGCGCCGGGATCGACGCCGGCGCCATGGCGGTGATGTCCGCCCACCTGGACGTCACGGCGGTCGACCCGGGCACCCCGGCCACGTTCTCCCGCAAGCTGCTCACCGACGTGCTCCGCGGTCAGCTCGGCTTCCAGGGGGTGGTGATCACCGACGGGATGAACATGGCGCCGGCGAAGAAGTGGTCGCCCGGCGAGGCGGCGGTCCGCGCGCTCAACGCCGGCAACGACCTCATCCTGATGACGCCGAACGTGGGCCAGGCGTACGACGGGCTGCGCGCCGCGCTGACGGACGGCTCGCTGCCCCGCACCCGCCTGGTCGAGGCGGTCACCCGGGTGCTCACCATGAAGTTCCGGCTGGCCGGGCACCCGCAGCCGGCGCTGTCGACGCTGGACGGCCCCGAGCACCGCAAGGCCGCTGCCGACCTGGCCGCCGCCGCGGTGACCGTGCTGCGCGGCACGTGCGGTGGTGCGGTGGCCGGACCGGTCCGGGTCACCTCCTCCGGCGGCCGGGACCGCACCCGGGCCCTGCTGACCGAGGCGCTCACCGCCGCCGGTGTCAAGGTGGTGTCCTCCGGCGGCACCGTCGTGCACCTCGTCGGGTACGGCGACGGCACGAAGGACCTGAACGCCGACGCGGCGGTGACGGTGGCGATGGACACGCCGTACGTGCTGGCCGGGGCGAAGTCGCCGACGGTGCTGGCGACCTACTCATCCACCGGGGCGTCGATGACCGCGTTGGCCGCGGTGCTCGCCGGCAAGGCCCGCCCGACCGGCCGCTCCCCGGTGCCGGTCTCCGGCCTGCCCGCCACCACCTGCCGCACGTAA
- a CDS encoding acyl carrier protein → MTRDEITAGLAEILEEVAGVSPDDVAEGKSFTDDLDVDSLSMVEVVVAAEEKFGVKIPDNEVQNLKTVGDAVSYIAAQS, encoded by the coding sequence ATGACCCGTGACGAGATCACCGCCGGCCTCGCCGAGATCCTCGAAGAGGTTGCCGGGGTGAGCCCGGACGACGTGGCCGAGGGGAAGTCCTTCACCGACGACCTCGACGTCGACTCGCTCTCCATGGTGGAGGTCGTGGTGGCGGCCGAGGAGAAGTTCGGCGTCAAGATCCCGGACAACGAGGTGCAGAACCTGAAGACCGTCGGGGACGCCGTCAGCTACATCGCGGCGCAGTCCTGA
- a CDS encoding beta-ketoacyl-ACP synthase III translates to MAGSRIAAMGHYQPSRVVTNDELAQFVDTNDEWIRDRVGIATRRIAGEETVADMATAAAGKALANSGLTAADIDLVVVATCTSVDRSPNVACRVAAKLGINAPAAYDLNTACSGFAYALGTVDHAVRAGAARNAIVIGAEKLSDFTDWTDRSTCIIFGDGAGAAVVTATADDEPVGIGPVVWGSAPEKSDAVRIEGWRPYIAQEGQSVFRWATTALAPLALQACERAGVDPSELAAFVPHQANGRIIDGIAKRLNIPDAIIAKDIVESGNTSAASIPLALSKLVERREVPAGAPVLLFGFGGGLTYAGQVVRCP, encoded by the coding sequence ATGGCCGGCAGCCGGATCGCCGCGATGGGGCACTACCAGCCCTCCCGCGTGGTCACCAACGACGAACTCGCCCAGTTCGTCGACACCAACGACGAGTGGATCCGGGACCGGGTCGGCATCGCCACCCGGCGGATCGCCGGCGAGGAGACCGTGGCCGACATGGCCACCGCCGCCGCCGGCAAGGCGCTGGCCAACTCCGGCCTCACCGCCGCCGACATCGACCTCGTCGTGGTGGCGACCTGCACGTCGGTGGACCGCAGCCCGAACGTGGCCTGTCGGGTCGCGGCCAAGCTGGGCATCAACGCGCCGGCGGCGTACGACCTCAACACCGCCTGCTCCGGCTTCGCGTACGCGCTGGGCACGGTGGACCACGCCGTCCGGGCCGGCGCGGCGCGCAACGCGATCGTCATCGGCGCGGAGAAGCTCTCCGACTTCACCGACTGGACCGACCGGTCGACCTGCATCATCTTCGGCGACGGCGCCGGCGCGGCGGTGGTCACCGCGACCGCGGACGACGAGCCGGTCGGGATCGGGCCGGTGGTGTGGGGCTCCGCGCCGGAGAAGAGCGACGCGGTCCGGATCGAGGGCTGGCGTCCGTACATCGCCCAGGAGGGGCAGTCGGTGTTCCGCTGGGCCACCACCGCGCTGGCCCCGCTGGCGCTCCAGGCCTGCGAGCGCGCCGGGGTGGACCCGTCGGAACTGGCCGCGTTCGTGCCGCACCAGGCCAACGGCCGGATCATCGACGGCATCGCCAAGCGGCTGAACATCCCGGACGCGATCATCGCCAAGGACATCGTCGAGTCCGGCAACACCTCGGCGGCGAGCATCCCGCTGGCCCTGTCGAAGCTGGTCGAGCGGCGCGAGGTGCCCGCGGGCGCCCCGGTGCTGCTGTTCGGCTTCGGCGGCGGCCTGACCTACGCCGGTCAGGTCGTGCGCTGCCCCTGA